Part of the Brassica oleracea var. oleracea cultivar TO1000 chromosome C8, BOL, whole genome shotgun sequence genome is shown below.
GTAAGCAAGTTGGGTAGGATGAATGTCGTCCCAGAAAAGGTAGTCGTTAGCGTCGGGACAAGTCCGAGTTAAAGGATTGCACAAGTATGATAGCTCCAGCTCTCCTGTTCCGCAGCATCCTCTCGTTGTCTCCTTTATTCCTGTCCCTTTCGAAAAAATGGATTCAGACCACGAAAAAATGCATGGTATATGGCTATATAACAAACTGTAGACTCATAACCTGTAATGCGAGCACACTGGATTATAAATTCACCTTAGTTATTGTAAGATTAATCTTTCGAGTTAATTATATGAAATGACGTCAACATAAAAATAGATATAATGAAAAATAATATGTATCATAGTGATTTGTGCTATTATCATCATGTTTAAACCAACAAATACATATATTTTTTTTAGCAAATACATATATTATTAACCAAAAAAAAAAATTATATATAGTAATGTTTTAATTGTTGGATAGCCAACAAGTATAATACGTAAATTAGCAAATGCAAATGAGCTCTATATCCAGCCAAGCCACCTAGACCGGTTTAAGCAGATATATATGTGTTGGTATGCTTGGAAACCAAATCTTTAAAAAAAAAAAATCTTTTTTTTACCCTATGAAGTATGAACTGACTAAATATATATTATTTTGTTTACGTGGACTATATATATCCACAATATATAATTTGTCGGGAGAAAAATGCATGGTATATCCACAATATGTAAATTCAAACTTCTATGTACATTTCCATGAATTTAATTTAGAAAAAGGTGGAATTGATCAAAACGCAAGGAGAGCTTGATTTATTGCGAAACGTAATGTGCATGGGATGAAAGAGAGCGGTACGTTACCGTAACTTTGGGGATTAGTAGCCATGTCCAATATTGTTCCGTAGATATCGGCGTAGAAGATGACACCACCAGTGAGATTGGATTGAATATCCGTCAGGGACTTCTTTAGCTTCTGGTTATACTCTTGTGAATCTGAGTTTTGTTTGTCGATGCATCGTCTCTCGTTCTGTTTTTGCCTAGCAAACGTCATCTGTACCGGTAAACATCCAATCGGTGGTAGTCCCAGTACCATTATTTTCCGGCAGCCAATGTCATATAGTTCCTATATCCACATAACACACTTAATATTCTAAGAACATACAACATAAAAATATATTCAGACCAAAATTTGAAAAGCATAATATAAATCTTAACATTTAGACCATCCCCCCCCACCAAAAAAATATTCAAAATATATTGGAGTCCAAATCCATATACATATGTTAAAAACAAATAAATTTTTTATAATCGTGAACCATATGCATTGAAGCATATTAATTATTTAAAAGACGAAAACCAATGCATAAGTATTTGTAAGGATGTGTTGTTTACTTGAACGAAGTTGTGTACACCCGACAGAATGAAATCTTGATATCCTTCAACACCGAGCTTAATACGAGGAGAAGGAGTGTCGTATAGATTTATATCAAAATCGTTAGTTCCCGAGCTTACAATCACCAGAGCCTCACTGACTATCTTAGCCGCTTTCTCGTCCCCAACGATCCTGCTCAACCTTGCCATGTAACTTCTGAACATGTCTGCCTGTTTGTCTACGGATAGACTTAAAGTAGCGAGATCTGTGTAGTTGTCGTAACCTGAACCGGCCGAGGCAAAGCAAACTCCGGTGAGAATGTCGGAATCCGACAAATGCGGGTCGAGGAAAGGAGGAACGGTGTCTTTGATTCCCATAAGTGATGCGATGAAGTCAGGGATGAGTCTACCGTTTGAGAATCTTCCGGTCGCGTGATGGCCGGGGAAGTTGCAGCCGTAAGGAGGAAAGTTAGCTCGGATGATTGTGTTAATGTAGTTGTTGTTTCCGGTGTCGATTGTAGAGTCTCCGAAAACAAGAATCGCCGAGAACATTGATGCGTTGTTGATGGCATTTGCATAACATGTCAATATTTGTATAGTTGTTGTGATCATGAATATAATTTCATGGATCAACATTTTTATAATTTTGTTTCTCTCTTTTGGGATCTTCTTGTTTCTTTATAGGACCACTGGAAAGAGTCTCACATATGTCATCTGCCGTAGTAATATTGACGTTTTGCTCAAACCTCCCCTAGACGGTTTTACATCCACGGGTTAATGAAATTAAAATGGGCTTCATATAAAACCCATAAAGAGTGGTGTGTTCTAGACACGTCAGCTAGCTGAGGGTTGATTTCTCAATCTGAGAAGTAGATGCTAAAAAGATTTGTAGTATATATTATGGTAGGAATAAAAGTTAGACTTGTATTGTATTATAATTCTACACACTATATAAATGTATGTAAGCTATTTTTTTATGAAAGTAATTAATTCTCTACAACCTAAACTCTCATGATCACTCCAGTATAATTTTATTAAAGGCTTGCATCTACATTCAATCAAAGAAAATACTAACAAAGATTTATATAGTAGATAGGTATGGAGATTATGGTCAATCATAAGCCTATACAAATAAAAAATGCATGCACAAATCCTCTGGAATGTTAAAATATACGTACATGGAAACTAACGAGATCATGCACATATTTGTATATACAGTGTATGTGGTTGTTAAATACTGATATCTTGGTAGAATATCTCTTAAAGAATTGGATTCTCCGAAGTTCTAACACGAAAACTAGTCTGGAATAGAAGTACGTGCAGCGGGGGAGATCAATTAAGATTACGCAAATCAGTCCAATAGAAAAACAAATAAGATATTCCACACTAGGGTAAATCTAACCAAACGTGTGTTATAGGCTGGAGATATCTCCAAAATCTATACTAAGACTTTTAAATTAGTCCATTGGTTTGTCTTTACTCGATCAGGTACGTCCCCCCTAAAATACCACTTACATACCATATTATATAATAATGCTTTCCATTGGTTACAACAATAAGGACAAAGAGTGGCTAAATTCAAATCTTCCTCGGCTTTAGGAGAATACTATTAGCATTTTCTGTTGATAATGTAATATTGTTGTCTTCCTTCTTCCCTCTCTTATTAAACAATACGAAACTTAACTAAGCAATGGTAACGCAATGGTAAGAGGAAAAATTGAAGGCACGAAATTATATTTGAATTTGTATAGAATTAAGCTGCTATTCTTTATATATGTTTTTTGTAGACCGGAAGGTTATCCAAGCCTAACTTCCAACTAATCCTCATAGGGTCGGACTGTCGGAGACAAGGACTGGTTACTAAATCCCCGCCCAAATTATCAAGCGTACTCGAACTGTGGACCTTTAGTACAAGTGACTCAAGTCCTAGTTGAGCTTCATCCTGGGCCATTGCTAATCTTTATCCATATCCAGGTAAAAATAGGGTCATGCATGTCTTAGATTTTATTAGAACAATCTGAAATGGAACTGGTCGCCAATACCGTTTTTTTTGGAGATTAGTTAGACTTTCACCCATATATTTTTAAGTTTAAAAAACAAATATGAAACTTTGTTTGCGAAGATGTCACCCATACCACATATATAAGAGCAACCTCGGTATGTAAAACAAGGGTTCTTAAAAACAAAATAATAGTATTTAAATTAAATAATTAAGTTTTGATTTAAATTAAATTACATATAGAAAAAGATGCATTTAGATAATGACATGTAAAAGTAGTTCTTAAGAATAGGAAGATTTAGACCTTTTTCTATTTCTTTCCTTAATTTCTTTTAATTTTTTCTTTTCTTTTTATTCTTAGATTCTCTATACAACTCCCATTAGAGCTGTCTAACGTTATACGTGCAACGTTTTATACTTTCGAACTAACTAAGGATTTACTTATATGGTTCATCCCAAAAAAATGAAGAAGGTAGAATCTAAGTCATTTACCGCAATGGAGGTGGGTTGTCATAATTACATTTAAAAAGTCGAATTAGAAGAAGAAAATGTAGAATTAGAACTTTGTTAATGGAGCCTTTGATTGAATTGACCATTTTGACCAAAAACCAGCTATACGTTCTCCAAATAATTACATTTGCATATTCTTTGGATTCTTTTCGTTTTTTTTATTAAGTGGTTAATGTTCCAGCGTGGAAGTAGTGAAATTGTAGAACAAGACAGGTATGGCTCACGTTCTTTAATTATGATCCCGTTAAACCCTTTTAAAGATCCATAAGATAGATTATTCCGTTTTTAACACATTGTGGCGCACACACACCGAGAATATCATCCGTACTTTCACTAAGTTCGCCACTCTCTGACTAGACTAATTAATTAAGGAGTGTTGTAAAAAAAATTAATTAAGGAGTTAATACTCCTGAAATAATGATATTTTCCGCGCCAATCGTACGTCGTCGGTGCCCAATACCTCCGTACGACGAAGCTTCATCTCTTATATGTCGTTAATTCGTTTTCATGATTTATTTTCTGCCACAAGATTTCTTACATTTTATTTAATACATGCTCTTATTA
Proteins encoded:
- the LOC106310859 gene encoding GDSL esterase/lipase At1g06990 isoform X4, coding for MLIHEIIFMITTTIQILTCYANAINNASMFSAILVFGDSTIDTGNNNYINTIIRANFPPYGCNFPGHHATGRFSNGRLIPDFIASLMGIKDTVPPFLDPHLSDSDILTGVCFASAGSGYDNYTDLATLSLSVDKQADMFRSYMARLSRIVGDEKAAKIVSEALVIVSSGTNDFDINLYDTPSPRIKLGVEGYQDFILSGVHNFVQELYDIGCRKIMVLGLPPIGCLPVQMTFARQKQNERRCIDKQNSDSQEYNQKLKKSLTDIQSNLTGGVIFYADIYGTILDMATNPQRIKETTRGCCGTGELELSYLCNPLTRTCPDANDYLFWDDIHPTQLAYLVVSLSLVDQILHVLQ
- the LOC106310859 gene encoding GDSL esterase/lipase At1g06990 isoform X3, with product MLIHEIIFMITTTIQILTCYANAINNASMFSAILVFGDSTIDTGNNNYINTIIRANFPPYGCNFPGHHATGRFSNGRLIPDFIASLMGIKDTVPPFLDPHLSDSDILTGVCFASAGSGYDNYTDLATLSLSVDKQADMFRSYMARLSRIVGDEKAAKIVSEALVIVSSGTNDFDINLYDTPSPRIKLGVEGYQDFILSGVHNFVQELYDIGCRKIMVLGLPPIGCLPVQMTFARQKQNERRCIDKQNSDSQEYNQKLKKSLTDIQSNLTGGVIFYADIYGTILDMATNPQRTGIKETTRGCCGTGELELSYLCNPLTRTCPDANDYLFWDDIHPTQLAYLVVSLSLVDQILHVLQ
- the LOC106310859 gene encoding GDSL esterase/lipase At1g06990 isoform X1, which produces MLIHEIIFMITTTIQILTCYANAINNASMFSAILVFGDSTIDTGNNNYINTIIRANFPPYGCNFPGHHATGRFSNGRLIPDFIASLMGIKDTVPPFLDPHLSDSDILTGVCFASAGSGYDNYTDLATLSLSVDKQADMFRSYMARLSRIVGDEKAAKIVSEALVIVSSGTNDFDINLYDTPSPRIKLGVEGYQDFILSGVHNFVQELYDIGCRKIMVLGLPPIGCLPVQMTFARQKQNERRCIDKQNSDSQEYNQKLKKSLTDIQSNLTGGVIFYADIYGTILDMATNPQSYGTGIKETTRGCCGTGELELSYLCNPLTRTCPDANDYLFWDDIHPTQLAYLVVSLSLVDQILHVLQ
- the LOC106310859 gene encoding GDSL esterase/lipase At1g06990 isoform X2; this translates as MLIHEIIFMITTTIQILTCYANAINNASMFSAILVFGDSTIDTGNNNYINTIIRANFPPYGCNFPGHHATGRFSNGRLIPDFIASLMGIKDTVPPFLDPHLSDSDILTGVCFASAGSGYDNYTDLATLSLSVDKQADMFRSYMARLSRIVGDEKAAKIVSEALVIVSSGTNDFDINLYDTPSPRIKLGVEGYQDFILSGVHNFVQELYDIGCRKIMVLGLPPIGCLPVQMTFARQKQNERRCIDKQNSDSQEYNQKLKKSLTDIQSNLTGGVIFYADIYGTILDMATNPQSYGIKETTRGCCGTGELELSYLCNPLTRTCPDANDYLFWDDIHPTQLAYLVVSLSLVDQILHVLQ